In Mesorhizobium sp. M9A.F.Ca.ET.002.03.1.2, the DNA window AATCGGTGTCCTCGCTCGCCGCCGAGAGTTCGCACCGCTCATGGCTCGCCAGCAGCGCCGCGCGATCCTCCTCGGTATGGCGCCGGGCGGCCATCGCTCCCGCCATGCCTTCCAGTTCCGCCATCACCTCGAACATTTCGTAGATGCGGTTCGGCCCAGGGTCGACGACGACGGCGCCGCGCCGTGGCCTGGCCTCGACCAGGCCGATGGCGCTCAACTGCATCAGCGCTTCCCGGATCGGCGTCCGCGAGACTCCAAAGCGCGTGGCGAGTTGCACCTCGTCGAGGCGTTCACCGGGCGCGAATTCGCCGGTGATGATTCCGTTTTCGATCTGATCGCGCAGTTTGTGGAACGTGTTGCTGGTCATGCGGGTAAACGGGTCCAGTTCGCAGTTTATGTATACAAGACTGTTGACATTGCACGCAAGAGAGACAAACAATCATCTCAATCGGACGGGAGGTCCGGAATTTAAGGGAGGTTGCAGTGCAGAAAATCAAGAAGGTGCTGAAAATTTCGGGCCTCGTCGCGGCCGCTTGCCTCATTGGCAGCGTCGCCGGCGCCCAGACGATCCTGAAGGCCTCGCATCAGTTTCCAGGCGGCAAGGGCGATATCCGCGACGAGATGGTGCAGATCATTGCCCGCGAGGTGTCCGCCGCCAATGTCGGCCTCGAGGTCCAGGTGTATCCGGGCGCCTCGCTCTACAAGGCCAACGACCAGTGGAACGCCGTCACGCGCGGCCTGCTGGAAATGACCTCATTCCCGCTCGACTACGCGTCCGGCCGCCATCCGGAGTTCTCGGCGACGCTGATGCCGGGCCTGGTCGGTAGTTTCGACCGCGCCAAGCGGCTCAACGATTCCGAGTTCATGACCGACATCAAGAAGATCATCGAGGATGCCGGCGCGCTTGTGATTTCCGATGCCTGGCTGTCCGGCGCTTTCGCGTCCAAGAAGGGCTGCATCACCGCGCCGGACACGGTCAAGGGCCAAGTCATCCGCGCCGCCGGCCCGGCCTTCGAGCAGATGCTCGCCGCCGCTGGCGCGTCGATCTCGTCCATGCCCTCGTCCGAAATCTACACCGGCATGCAGACGGGCGTGCTTGACGCGGCCAACACCTCTTCGGCCAGCTTCGTGTCCTTTCGGCTCTATGAGCACGCGAAATGCCTCACGGCGCCCGGCGAGAACGCGCTGTGGTTCATGTACGAACCGGTGCTGATCTCGAAGAAGGTATTCGACGGTCTCAACGCCGATCAGCAGAATGCGATCCGCGCGGCGGGCGACAAGGCGGAAGCCTTCTTCAACGAGGAAGTTCGCAAGGGCGATCAGATCATGATCGACACCTACAAGAAGGCGGGCGTCGAAGTCGTCGAAATGTCGAAGGCCGACTACGACGCCTGGCTCGAACTGGCCAAGCAGTCTTCATACAAGGAATTCGCCGAGAAGGTGCCTGGCGGAGACAAGCTGATCGAGAAGGCCCTTGCCGTTCAGTAACAGCGCGATCCCCGCCGGCTACCGCCTCTCCGGCGGATGGCAGGCCTCGTGCATTGCTGGGAGGATCGGCATGTTACGTCTCTACATCAGGTCGGTCGGTGGTCTGTCACGGGCATTCGCGGTTGTGGCGACGCTGCTGCTGATCGCCGCGATGCTCGTCGTCTGCCAGATGATCCTCATCCGCTATGTGTTCCGGGCCGCGACGATCTGGCAGACGGACTTCGTGGTGTTTGCCGCGACCGGCGCGATGTTCCTCGGCGCACCTTACGTGTTGCTCACGGGCGGGCATGTCGGGGTCGACGTGGTCGAGATGGTGGTCACTGAGCGCACCCGCCACGCGATGCGCATCGTGGCCAGCCTGCTTGGGCTGCTGTTTTGCGCCATCATGCTGTATGCGAGCTGGCTCCAGCTTCACGAGTCCTGGGTCGGCGGCTGGCGCCATTCCAGCGTCTGGGCGCCGCCGCTTTGGATACCGCTGTCGGCTCTTCCGCTGGGCTTCGGCATGTTGTGCCTGCAATATGTGGCGCAGATCCTCGTTCTGCTGTCGGGCGGTGCCGCGCCGGCGCCAGCTCATGTGCCCGCGGAGGCGCTCGAAGCCGCCGCCGCCGTTTCACCGTCTGCGGAGCCCCAGCCATGAGCCCGACTTTTGCCGGCCTGACGATCATCGTCGCCTTGTTCGTGCTGCTGGGGACGGGCATGCCGATCGCCTTCGCACTTGGCCTGGCCGCCGTTGCTGCCCTGTTCCTGCAGAGCGGCACAGGTATCATCTATGTCCTGTCCGAGACGATGTTCTCGGGCATCGCCAATCTCGCCTATGTCTCGATCCCGATGTTCGTGCTGATGGGGGCGGCGGTCGCGTCATCGCCGGCCGGCGCGGATCTCTATACCGCGCTCGATCGCTGGCTGAACCGCATCCCCGGCGGATTGGTCCTGTCCAACATCGGTGCCTGCGCCATCTTCTCCGGCATGACGGGTTCGTCGCCGGCGACCTGCGCTGCCATCGGCAAGATGGGCATTCCCGAGAT includes these proteins:
- a CDS encoding GntR family transcriptional regulator codes for the protein MTSNTFHKLRDQIENGIITGEFAPGERLDEVQLATRFGVSRTPIREALMQLSAIGLVEARPRRGAVVVDPGPNRIYEMFEVMAELEGMAGAMAARRHTEEDRAALLASHERCELSAASEDTDSYYYDNEVFHHAIYAASHSTFLAEQCAALHRRLRPYRRLQLRVRNRVKVSIGEHAGIVQAILDGDEVTARQRLRDHIAVQGDRFSDLISNLSRRDGTRTAPSRQ
- the dctP gene encoding TRAP transporter substrate-binding protein DctP; amino-acid sequence: MSGLVAAACLIGSVAGAQTILKASHQFPGGKGDIRDEMVQIIAREVSAANVGLEVQVYPGASLYKANDQWNAVTRGLLEMTSFPLDYASGRHPEFSATLMPGLVGSFDRAKRLNDSEFMTDIKKIIEDAGALVISDAWLSGAFASKKGCITAPDTVKGQVIRAAGPAFEQMLAAAGASISSMPSSEIYTGMQTGVLDAANTSSASFVSFRLYEHAKCLTAPGENALWFMYEPVLISKKVFDGLNADQQNAIRAAGDKAEAFFNEEVRKGDQIMIDTYKKAGVEVVEMSKADYDAWLELAKQSSYKEFAEKVPGGDKLIEKALAVQ
- a CDS encoding TRAP transporter small permease → MLRLYIRSVGGLSRAFAVVATLLLIAAMLVVCQMILIRYVFRAATIWQTDFVVFAATGAMFLGAPYVLLTGGHVGVDVVEMVVTERTRHAMRIVASLLGLLFCAIMLYASWLQLHESWVGGWRHSSVWAPPLWIPLSALPLGFGMLCLQYVAQILVLLSGGAAPAPAHVPAEALEAAAAVSPSAEPQP